Proteins found in one Falsirhodobacter algicola genomic segment:
- a CDS encoding extensin family protein has product MTRPAAADVVSSGTAPQSSPLPRARKGSPSPKASGAICGAAGLTGRHLAPVTSRQQGCGIADPVQIVAVQGVKLSLPLTMDCSIARALNEWVGTVLQPNFGGQVRRLDVAGAYACRGRNNIDGAKISEHGKGRAVDVAGLTMTDGRSITVARDWNRGRDGQKMTQSYKAGCGIFGTTLGPGSDGYHEDHMHFDMPSDRRSPYCH; this is encoded by the coding sequence ATGACCCGGCCCGCTGCGGCGGATGTCGTATCGAGCGGGACCGCTCCGCAAAGTTCCCCCCTGCCGCGGGCGCGCAAGGGCAGCCCGTCGCCCAAGGCATCGGGGGCGATCTGCGGCGCGGCGGGGCTGACGGGGCGTCATCTGGCGCCCGTCACCTCGCGCCAGCAGGGCTGCGGCATTGCCGATCCGGTGCAGATCGTCGCCGTGCAGGGGGTGAAGCTGTCGCTGCCGTTGACGATGGATTGCTCGATCGCGCGGGCGCTGAACGAATGGGTCGGAACGGTGCTGCAACCCAATTTCGGGGGGCAGGTGCGGCGGCTGGATGTGGCAGGGGCCTATGCCTGCCGCGGGCGCAACAACATCGACGGTGCCAAGATCAGCGAGCATGGCAAGGGCCGTGCGGTGGATGTCGCGGGCCTGACGATGACGGACGGTCGCAGCATCACCGTCGCGCGGGACTGGAACCGGGGGCGGGACGGGCAGAAGATGACGCAGAGCTACAAGGCAGGCTGCGGCATCTTCGGCACGACGCTCGGTCCGGGCTCCGACGGCTATCACGAGGATCACATGCATTTCGACATGCCCTCGGACCGCCGAAGCCCGTACTGCCATTAA
- a CDS encoding prephenate/arogenate dehydrogenase family protein — MMIYERVALLGLGLIASSMGHAMKAAGLAGEITGHARSAETREAAREVGFCDRICETAAEAVEGADLVVLAVPVGAMGEIAAAIAPHLKPGATVTDVGSVKQAVITAVGPHIPPGVCFIPGHPLAGTEHSGPRSGFATLFHNRWCLLIDDHAEDAAMARLRALWEGMGANVDVMDAAHHDLVLAVVSHTPHLIAYTMVGVAEHVRRVSDSEIIKYSASGFRDFTRIAASDPTMWRDIFLTNKEAVLDILGRFSEELFALQRAIRTEDGEHLHDYFTRTRAIRRSIIEAGQDTSAADFGRGVAR, encoded by the coding sequence CTGATGATCTACGAACGGGTGGCGCTTTTGGGGCTGGGGCTCATCGCCTCGTCCATGGGCCATGCGATGAAGGCGGCCGGTCTGGCCGGGGAGATCACTGGCCACGCCCGCAGCGCCGAAACGCGCGAGGCTGCGCGCGAAGTGGGCTTCTGCGACCGTATCTGCGAGACGGCGGCCGAAGCTGTGGAGGGTGCCGATCTGGTAGTGCTGGCGGTGCCCGTCGGCGCGATGGGGGAGATCGCCGCCGCGATCGCGCCGCATCTGAAACCGGGCGCCACCGTCACGGATGTCGGGTCCGTCAAGCAGGCGGTGATCACCGCCGTCGGCCCGCATATCCCGCCGGGTGTCTGCTTCATTCCGGGCCATCCGCTGGCGGGGACGGAGCATTCCGGCCCGCGTTCTGGCTTTGCCACGCTCTTCCACAACCGTTGGTGCCTGCTGATCGACGATCACGCCGAGGATGCGGCCATGGCGCGCCTGCGGGCGCTGTGGGAAGGCATGGGCGCGAATGTCGATGTGATGGACGCCGCGCACCACGATCTCGTTCTGGCGGTCGTGTCGCATACGCCGCACCTCATCGCCTATACGATGGTGGGCGTGGCCGAGCATGTCCGCCGCGTATCCGACAGCGAGATCATCAAGTATTCGGCCTCGGGCTTCCGGGATTTCACGCGCATCGCCGCCAGCGATCCGACCATGTGGCGCGACATCTTCCTGACGAACAAGGAGGCGGTGCTCGACATCCTCGGCCGGTTCTCGGAGGAGCTGTTCGCCTTGCAGCGCGCGATCCGGACGGAAGATGGCGAGCATCTGCACGATTACTTCACGCGGACCCGTGCCATCCGCCGCTCCATCATCGAAGCGGGGCAGGATACCAGCGCCGCCGATTTCGGACGCGGTGTGGCGCGCTGA
- the hisC gene encoding histidinol-phosphate transaminase translates to MTNAIRPQPGILDIALYEGGKSHVAGVANALKLSSNENPAGPSERAKEAFLRSVHTLHRYPNTDHTALRQAIAEVHGLDAGRVICGVGSDEIITFLCQAYAGPGDEVLFTEHGFLMYRISALAVGATPVEVPERERTADVDALLAACTDRTRLVFIANPNNPTGTMVSAAELARLAAGLPPQAILVLDGAYAEYVQGYDAGHNLIEARDNVVMTRTFSKIYGLGGLRIGWGYGPKAIIDVLNRIRGPFNLSTTQLDVAEAAMRDQEWVTRCRAENARWRVWLAEALAEIGVPSDTSMANFILARFADAQEAEACDSFLLSQGLIVRRVASYKLPHCLRITVGDEASCRRVAHAIAQFKGLR, encoded by the coding sequence ATGACCAACGCCATCCGTCCGCAACCCGGAATCCTCGACATCGCGCTGTACGAGGGCGGCAAGAGCCATGTGGCCGGTGTTGCGAATGCGCTGAAGCTTTCCTCCAACGAAAACCCCGCCGGCCCGTCGGAACGTGCGAAGGAAGCCTTCCTGCGCTCGGTCCACACGCTGCACCGTTATCCGAACACCGATCACACCGCGCTGCGTCAGGCGATCGCCGAGGTGCATGGCCTCGACGCCGGGCGGGTGATCTGCGGCGTCGGCTCCGATGAGATCATCACCTTCCTCTGTCAGGCCTATGCCGGGCCGGGCGACGAGGTTCTGTTTACCGAGCACGGGTTCCTGATGTACCGCATCTCGGCGCTGGCGGTCGGTGCGACGCCGGTCGAGGTGCCGGAGCGGGAGCGGACGGCCGATGTCGATGCGCTCCTGGCCGCCTGCACCGACCGGACGCGCCTTGTGTTCATCGCCAATCCGAACAACCCGACGGGCACGATGGTGTCGGCGGCGGAACTGGCACGGCTGGCAGCGGGCCTGCCGCCGCAGGCGATCCTCGTGCTGGACGGTGCCTATGCCGAATATGTGCAGGGCTACGATGCGGGCCACAACCTGATCGAGGCGCGGGACAACGTGGTGATGACGCGCACCTTCTCCAAGATCTACGGTCTTGGCGGGTTGCGGATCGGCTGGGGCTATGGCCCGAAGGCGATCATCGACGTGCTGAACCGCATCCGCGGGCCGTTCAACCTGTCCACCACGCAGCTTGATGTGGCCGAGGCGGCGATGCGCGATCAGGAATGGGTCACCCGGTGCCGCGCCGAGAATGCCCGCTGGCGCGTCTGGCTGGCCGAGGCGCTGGCGGAAATCGGTGTGCCCTCCGATACGTCGATGGCGAACTTCATCCTTGCCCGCTTTGCCGATGCCCAAGAGGCGGAGGCCTGCGACAGCTTCCTGCTCAGCCAAGGGCTGATCGTGCGCCGGGTCGCCAGCTACAAGCTGCCGCATTGCCTGCGCATCACGGTCGGGGATGAGGCATCCTGCCGCCGCGTCGCCCATGCCATCGCCCAGTTCAAGGGGCTGCGCTGA
- the rpsD gene encoding 30S ribosomal protein S4, which yields MTKRTSAKYKIDRRMGENIWGRPKSPVNKREYGPGQHGQRRKNKLSDFGTQLRAKQKLKGYYGDLTEKQFRRIYAEAERLKGDTGEMLVGLLERRLDAIVYRAKFVPTIFAARQFVNHGHVLVNGKRVNIASYRVREGDVVEVKQTSKQLAIVLEAVGLAERDVPDYIEVDHSKMTATFTRTPGLSDIPYAVQMEPNLVVEFYAQN from the coding sequence GTGACCAAACGCACCTCTGCCAAATACAAAATCGACCGCCGCATGGGCGAAAACATCTGGGGCCGTCCGAAGTCCCCGGTGAACAAGCGTGAATACGGCCCCGGCCAGCACGGTCAGCGCCGCAAGAACAAGCTGTCGGACTTCGGTACGCAGCTGCGCGCCAAGCAAAAGCTCAAAGGCTACTACGGCGATCTGACGGAAAAGCAATTCCGTCGCATCTATGCCGAAGCCGAGCGTCTGAAAGGCGACACCGGCGAGATGCTGGTCGGCCTGCTGGAGCGTCGTCTGGACGCGATCGTCTACCGCGCGAAATTCGTGCCGACCATCTTCGCGGCGCGTCAGTTCGTGAACCACGGCCACGTCCTCGTGAACGGCAAGCGCGTGAACATCGCGTCCTACCGTGTGCGCGAAGGCGATGTCGTCGAGGTGAAACAGACGTCCAAGCAACTGGCCATCGTGCTGGAAGCCGTCGGCCTGGCCGAGCGTGACGTTCCCGACTATATCGAGGTCGATCACTCCAAGATGACCGCGACCTTCACCCGTACGCCGGGCCTGTCGGACATCCCCTACGCTGTCCAGATGGAACCGAACCTGGTCGTCGAATTCTACGCACAGAACTGA
- a CDS encoding MFS transporter, producing the protein MRHASLRAMTVYGTLTAVVFALGASVPTPLYPLYQRVYGLVPFQVTALFAIYVVALLIALLTAGRLSNHLGRKPVIAGALLLNLAALAIFLAADSYQGLLLARVVQGLAMGIAVPTCGAAIVDADPERGPVLNSVVPFLGMSFGALSTGLLVSLAPHPMALPYVAIGIFSVLSLLALVRMPETCPRHPGALASLRPSLGVPRAARAQFIRYLPPVLTGWAIGGLYMSLMPTLLNRALHTESQMVTGVIVCVLMGSAAVAVMVGRTRPASRMMLAGAVAQMLGIPLTLAGMELGQGPLMFLGTMIVGTGQGLVFSSILRLLLPLAEGQERASMLATFFALSYTAFAAPAVLAGMAVPYLGLMQTAFVYGMVILVALALALLGLRRVPEPKRC; encoded by the coding sequence ATGCGTCATGCATCTCTGCGTGCGATGACGGTGTATGGAACGTTGACGGCGGTGGTTTTCGCCCTTGGCGCGTCCGTCCCGACGCCGCTCTATCCGCTGTATCAGCGTGTCTATGGCCTCGTGCCGTTTCAGGTCACGGCGCTGTTCGCGATCTATGTCGTGGCGCTGCTGATCGCGCTGCTGACGGCGGGGCGGCTCTCGAACCATCTGGGGCGCAAGCCGGTGATCGCGGGGGCGCTGCTGCTGAACCTCGCGGCGCTGGCGATCTTCCTTGCGGCGGACAGCTATCAGGGGCTGCTGCTGGCGCGGGTGGTGCAGGGGCTCGCCATGGGCATCGCGGTGCCGACCTGCGGCGCGGCGATCGTGGATGCCGACCCGGAGCGTGGGCCGGTCCTCAATTCCGTGGTGCCGTTCCTTGGGATGTCGTTCGGGGCGCTCTCCACCGGGCTTCTGGTCAGCTTGGCCCCGCATCCGATGGCGCTGCCCTATGTGGCGATCGGGATATTCAGCGTGCTGTCGCTTCTGGCGCTGGTGCGGATGCCGGAAACCTGCCCGCGTCATCCCGGCGCGCTTGCCTCGCTGCGGCCCAGCCTTGGGGTGCCGCGTGCGGCGCGGGCGCAGTTCATCCGCTATCTGCCGCCGGTTCTGACCGGCTGGGCGATCGGCGGGCTGTACATGTCCCTGATGCCGACGCTGCTGAACCGGGCGCTCCATACGGAATCGCAGATGGTGACGGGGGTGATCGTCTGCGTTCTGATGGGCAGCGCGGCGGTGGCGGTGATGGTGGGGCGGACCCGGCCCGCATCGCGCATGATGCTGGCCGGGGCGGTGGCACAGATGCTGGGCATTCCGCTGACGCTGGCGGGGATGGAACTGGGGCAGGGGCCGCTGATGTTCTTGGGCACGATGATCGTGGGCACGGGGCAGGGGCTGGTCTTTTCCTCGATCCTGCGGCTCCTGCTGCCGCTGGCCGAGGGGCAGGAACGGGCGTCGATGTTGGCCACGTTCTTCGCGCTCAGCTACACCGCCTTTGCGGCGCCGGCGGTGCTGGCGGGCATGGCGGTGCCGTATCTCGGCCTGATGCAGACGGCCTTCGTCTATGGGATGGTGATCCTCGTGGCGCTGGCGCTGGCGCTGTTGGGCCTACGCCGCGTGCCCGAGCCGAAGCGGTGTTGA
- a CDS encoding ATP-binding cassette domain-containing protein, producing the protein MTAVLDVRNIIRDYAVSGGLLRKGASVRALKGISFSIEQGRTLAIVGESGCGKSTLARILTLIDPATEGEMYLDGQRVSLSGLTPELRRKVQIVFQNPYGSLNPRQKVGDMLMEPLILNTKDDAKTRREKAMAMLIRVGLQAEHFNRYPHMFSGGQRQRLAIARALMVNPRLLVLDEPVSALDLSVQAQVLNLLADLQDEFDLTYVFISHDLSVVRYIADEVMVMYKGEVVEFGTREAVFADPQHDYTRKLFAATPVTDIEAIRARVARRRAAGIGSAA; encoded by the coding sequence ATGACCGCCGTTCTGGACGTCCGCAACATCATCCGCGATTACGCCGTTTCGGGCGGGCTGCTGCGCAAGGGCGCGTCGGTCCGGGCGCTGAAGGGCATCTCCTTCAGCATCGAGCAGGGGCGCACGCTGGCCATCGTCGGGGAGTCGGGCTGCGGCAAATCCACGCTCGCGCGGATTCTGACCCTGATCGACCCCGCGACCGAGGGGGAGATGTATCTCGACGGGCAGCGCGTCAGCCTGTCCGGCCTGACGCCCGAACTGCGCCGCAAGGTTCAGATCGTGTTCCAGAACCCCTATGGCAGCCTGAACCCCCGCCAGAAGGTCGGGGACATGCTGATGGAGCCGCTGATCCTGAACACGAAGGACGATGCGAAGACCCGGCGCGAAAAGGCGATGGCGATGCTGATCCGCGTCGGCCTTCAGGCGGAGCATTTCAACCGCTATCCGCACATGTTCTCGGGCGGGCAGCGCCAGCGTCTGGCCATCGCGCGGGCGCTGATGGTGAACCCGCGCCTTCTGGTGCTGGACGAGCCGGTTTCGGCGCTGGATCTGTCGGTGCAGGCGCAGGTGCTGAACCTCTTGGCCGATCTGCAGGACGAATTCGATCTGACCTATGTCTTCATCAGCCACGATCTGTCGGTCGTGCGCTACATCGCCGATGAGGTGATGGTGATGTACAAGGGCGAGGTGGTGGAATTCGGCACGCGCGAGGCGGTCTTCGCCGATCCGCAGCACGACTATACGCGCAAGCTGTTCGCCGCGACGCCCGTCACCGATATCGAGGCGATCCGCGCCCGCGTCGCCCGGCGCCGTGCCGCCGGGATCGGCAGCGCAGCCTGA
- a CDS encoding ABC transporter ATP-binding protein translates to MALLEIRNLNVRFATATGSFHAVKGLDLTVHSREVLAIVGESGSGKSVSMLAAMGLLPKTATVTADVMTFNGRDLLGMSERDRRAIIGRDISMIFQEPIASLNPCFTVGYQIEESLRAHLGLGRAARRKRAIELFTAVGIPEPEKRLDSYPHQMSGGQCQRVMIAIAIACRPKLLIADEPTTALDVTIQKQILDLLMSLQEETGMGMIMITHDMGVVAETADRVIVKYKGSKMEEADVLTLFEAPSHPYTRALLSALPEHATGDRLATVSDFIDPATLEATR, encoded by the coding sequence ATGGCCCTTCTGGAGATCCGCAACCTCAACGTCCGTTTCGCCACCGCGACCGGATCGTTCCACGCCGTGAAGGGACTGGACCTGACGGTGCACTCGCGCGAAGTGCTGGCGATCGTCGGTGAATCCGGGTCGGGCAAATCGGTGTCGATGCTGGCAGCGATGGGCCTTCTGCCCAAGACCGCCACCGTGACGGCCGATGTCATGACCTTCAACGGCCGCGACCTTCTGGGCATGTCCGAGCGGGACCGCCGCGCGATCATCGGCCGCGACATCTCCATGATCTTTCAGGAGCCGATCGCCTCGCTCAACCCGTGCTTCACCGTCGGGTATCAGATCGAGGAAAGCCTGCGCGCGCATCTCGGCCTTGGCCGGGCCGCGCGGCGCAAACGCGCGATCGAGTTGTTCACCGCCGTGGGCATCCCCGAACCGGAGAAGCGCCTCGATTCCTATCCGCACCAGATGTCGGGCGGGCAATGCCAGCGCGTGATGATCGCCATCGCCATCGCCTGCCGGCCCAAGCTGCTGATCGCGGACGAACCGACGACCGCGCTCGATGTGACGATCCAGAAGCAGATCCTCGATCTTCTGATGTCGTTGCAGGAAGAGACGGGCATGGGCATGATCATGATCACCCATGACATGGGCGTTGTGGCCGAAACGGCCGACCGCGTGATCGTCAAGTACAAGGGCAGCAAGATGGAGGAGGCCGATGTGCTGACCCTGTTCGAAGCCCCGAGCCATCCCTACACCCGTGCGCTGCTGTCGGCCCTGCCGGAACATGCGACGGGCGACCGGCTTGCCACCGTATCCGACTTCATCGATCCCGCCACGCTGGAGGCCACGCGATGA
- a CDS encoding ABC transporter permease subunit: MTATVKTPSERARVLREFWFYFSENRGAVIGLFVFLALIVIALFAPVLAPHDPIQQFRDALLAPPSWQDGGSSRFLLGTDAVGRDILSRLIFGARQSLIIGCVVVAIALVGGIVLGLLAGFFGGWVDTVIMRVMDVILAFPSLLLALVMVAILGPGLMNAMIAIAIVLQPHFARLTRAAVMTEKNKEYVMAARVAGAGRFRLMVRTILPNCMAPLIVQGTLSFSNAVLDAAALGFLGMGAQPPLPEWGTMLAEAREFILRAWWVVTFPGLAILITVLAINLVGDGLRDALDPKLKRS, encoded by the coding sequence ATGACCGCAACCGTCAAAACCCCGTCCGAACGCGCGCGCGTGCTGCGTGAGTTCTGGTTCTATTTCTCCGAAAACCGGGGGGCCGTGATCGGCCTCTTCGTGTTCCTTGCGCTGATCGTGATCGCGCTGTTCGCGCCGGTGCTGGCGCCGCACGATCCGATCCAGCAGTTCCGCGACGCGCTTCTGGCGCCGCCAAGCTGGCAGGACGGCGGCAGCAGCCGCTTCCTTCTGGGCACCGACGCCGTGGGGCGGGACATCCTCTCGCGCTTGATCTTCGGCGCGCGCCAATCGCTCATCATCGGCTGCGTCGTCGTTGCGATCGCGCTGGTGGGCGGCATCGTTCTGGGGCTGCTGGCCGGGTTCTTCGGCGGCTGGGTGGATACCGTCATCATGCGGGTGATGGATGTCATCCTTGCCTTCCCGTCGCTGCTCTTGGCGCTGGTGATGGTTGCGATCCTCGGCCCCGGGCTGATGAACGCGATGATCGCCATCGCCATCGTGCTGCAACCGCATTTCGCGCGTCTGACCCGCGCCGCCGTGATGACCGAGAAGAACAAGGAATACGTCATGGCCGCGCGCGTGGCCGGGGCGGGGCGCTTCCGGCTGATGGTGCGCACCATCCTGCCGAACTGCATGGCGCCGCTGATCGTGCAGGGCACGCTCTCCTTCTCGAACGCGGTGCTGGATGCGGCGGCGCTCGGCTTTCTGGGCATGGGCGCGCAGCCCCCGCTGCCCGAATGGGGCACGATGCTGGCCGAAGCGCGCGAGTTCATCCTGCGGGCATGGTGGGTCGTGACCTTCCCCGGCCTTGCGATCCTGATCACGGTCCTTGCGATCAACCTCGTGGGCGACGGCCTGCGCGACGCGCTCGACCCGAAACTGAAGCGGAGCTGA
- a CDS encoding ABC transporter permease subunit yields MIRFLVGKLTYLIPTFIGITVVAFGFVRLLPGDPVLLMAGERGISPERHAQLSAQLGFDRPLVAQYLDFVGGLFHGDFGTSLATRRPVLGEFLTLFPATVELAVCAIILATLIGVPLGVFAAIKRGSAFDQITMGAALVGYSMPIFWWGLLLIILFSGTLGWTPVSGRIDLLYFFPKGTGFMLIDSLMSGQSGAFRSALSHLILPSVVLATIPMAVIARQSRSAMLEVLSEDYVRTARAKGMSAWRVVGIHALRNAMIPVITTIGLQIGVMMAGAILTETIFSWPGVGKWMIDSISRRDYPSVQGGLLLIAVVVMVVNLIVDLLYGIINPRIRHR; encoded by the coding sequence ATGATCAGATTTCTTGTGGGCAAGCTCACCTACCTGATCCCGACCTTCATCGGGATCACCGTCGTGGCCTTCGGCTTCGTGCGGCTGCTGCCGGGCGATCCGGTGCTGCTGATGGCGGGCGAGCGGGGTATTTCGCCCGAACGTCACGCGCAGCTTTCGGCGCAGCTCGGTTTCGATCGGCCGCTGGTCGCGCAGTATCTCGATTTCGTGGGTGGTCTGTTCCACGGCGATTTCGGCACCTCGCTGGCGACGCGCCGCCCGGTGCTGGGCGAGTTTCTGACCCTGTTCCCGGCGACGGTCGAACTGGCGGTCTGCGCCATCATCCTCGCCACGCTGATCGGTGTTCCGCTGGGCGTCTTTGCCGCCATCAAGCGCGGCAGCGCCTTCGATCAGATCACGATGGGGGCCGCGCTGGTCGGGTATTCCATGCCGATCTTCTGGTGGGGGCTGCTGCTGATCATCCTCTTCTCCGGCACGCTGGGCTGGACGCCGGTGTCGGGGCGGATCGACCTGCTTTATTTCTTCCCCAAGGGCACGGGCTTCATGCTGATCGACTCGCTCATGTCGGGGCAGTCGGGGGCCTTCCGTTCGGCGCTGAGCCATCTGATCCTGCCCTCGGTCGTGCTGGCGACCATTCCGATGGCCGTCATCGCGCGCCAGTCCCGGTCGGCCATGCTGGAGGTTCTGAGCGAGGATTACGTCCGCACCGCCCGTGCCAAGGGCATGAGCGCGTGGCGCGTCGTGGGCATCCATGCGCTGCGCAACGCGATGATCCCGGTCATCACGACCATCGGCCTGCAGATCGGCGTCATGATGGCCGGCGCCATCCTGACCGAGACAATCTTCTCGTGGCCCGGTGTGGGCAAGTGGATGATCGATTCCATCTCGCGCCGCGACTATCCGTCGGTGCAGGGGGGGCTGCTTCTGATCGCCGTGGTGGTCATGGTGGTGAACCTGATCGTCGACCTGCTTTACGGCATCATCAATCCGCGCATCCGGCACAGGTGA
- a CDS encoding ABC transporter substrate-binding protein, protein MKVAHLLAASALAITAAAGAQAKTLVYCSEGSPEGFDPAPYTAGTTLDATGEAVFSTLVDFAKGTTTIEPGLAESWDVSDDGLEYTFKLRPGVKFHTTDYFTPTRDLNADDVIFSFDRQGNPDNPWNQYLPGISYEYYNGMEMPTVISSIDKIDDLTVKFTLSRPDAPFLANLAMTFASIVSKEYADKLEADGNMAAMNSQPIGTGPFQFVAYQPDAVIRYAANPDYYKGREKIDDLIFAITTDPAVRRQRLEAGECQIMPYPAPADIDALRSNDSLQVMEQPGLNVAYLAYNTTVAPFDNPDVRRALNMAMNKQAIVDAVFQGTGEVAKNPIPPTMWSYNDAVEDNPYDPEAARQLLADAGVEDLSMEVWAMPVQRPYMPNARRVAELIQSDFSQIGVNVEIVSYEWGEYLARSTDPEREGAVILGWTGDNGDPDNFLAVLLGCAATGEGGANRAQWCNEDFEDLIQKAKITTDEAERTRLYEQAQVVFKDQNPWATLAHSTVFMPMSTRVQGYVMDPLGKHNFSGLDLTE, encoded by the coding sequence ATGAAAGTCGCCCATCTTCTGGCAGCCTCCGCGCTTGCCATCACCGCAGCGGCAGGCGCGCAGGCCAAGACGCTCGTCTATTGCTCGGAAGGCTCGCCCGAAGGGTTCGATCCGGCGCCCTACACCGCCGGCACGACGCTGGACGCCACGGGCGAAGCGGTCTTCAGCACGCTGGTGGATTTCGCCAAGGGCACGACGACGATCGAGCCGGGTCTGGCCGAAAGCTGGGACGTGTCCGATGACGGGCTGGAATACACGTTCAAACTGCGTCCGGGCGTGAAATTCCACACGACCGATTACTTCACGCCGACGCGCGATCTGAACGCCGATGACGTGATCTTCTCGTTCGACCGTCAGGGCAACCCGGACAACCCGTGGAACCAGTACCTGCCGGGCATCAGCTACGAATATTACAACGGCATGGAAATGCCGACGGTCATCTCCTCCATCGACAAGATCGACGATCTGACGGTGAAGTTCACGCTGTCGCGCCCCGACGCGCCGTTCCTTGCGAACCTTGCGATGACCTTCGCCTCCATCGTGTCGAAGGAATACGCCGACAAGCTGGAAGCCGACGGCAACATGGCCGCGATGAACAGCCAGCCGATCGGCACCGGCCCGTTCCAGTTCGTGGCCTATCAGCCCGACGCCGTGATCCGCTATGCCGCGAACCCCGATTATTACAAGGGCCGCGAGAAGATCGACGATCTGATCTTCGCCATCACGACCGACCCTGCCGTGCGCCGTCAGCGCCTCGAGGCCGGTGAATGCCAGATCATGCCCTATCCGGCGCCTGCGGATATCGACGCCCTGCGTTCGAACGATTCGCTGCAAGTGATGGAGCAGCCGGGCCTGAACGTCGCCTATCTCGCCTACAACACGACCGTCGCGCCCTTCGACAATCCCGACGTGCGCCGCGCGCTGAACATGGCGATGAACAAGCAGGCCATCGTGGATGCGGTGTTCCAAGGCACTGGCGAGGTCGCCAAGAACCCGATCCCGCCGACCATGTGGTCCTATAACGACGCCGTGGAGGACAACCCCTACGATCCCGAAGCCGCGCGCCAGCTTCTGGCCGATGCCGGGGTCGAGGATCTGTCGATGGAAGTCTGGGCGATGCCGGTGCAGCGCCCCTACATGCCGAACGCCCGCCGCGTGGCCGAACTGATCCAGTCCGACTTCTCGCAGATCGGTGTGAACGTCGAGATCGTCTCCTACGAGTGGGGCGAGTATCTGGCCCGTTCGACCGATCCCGAGCGCGAGGGCGCGGTGATCCTCGGCTGGACTGGCGACAACGGCGATCCGGACAACTTCCTCGCGGTCCTTCTGGGCTGTGCCGCGACAGGCGAGGGCGGTGCCAACCGCGCGCAATGGTGCAACGAGGACTTCGAGGATCTGATCCAGAAGGCCAAGATCACCACCGACGAAGCCGAGCGTACCCGCCTCTACGAACAGGCGCAGGTCGTCTTCAAGGATCAGAACCCGTGGGCGACGCTGGCCCATTCGACCGTCTTCATGCCCATGTCCACCCGCGTTCAGGGCTATGTGATGGACCCACTGGGCAAGCACAACTTCTCGGGCCTCGACCTGACGGAGTGA
- a CDS encoding DUF1489 family protein, producing the protein MTLHLLKLCVGAEGVEELVRRQAFLPGGAPRHVTRMWPKREDELLQGGSLYWIFKGLVLARQRITALEAVRGEDGIERCALILDPAIVRTEAQPRRAFQGWRYLSPADAPADLPDGREREEPLPPALARALAEMGLR; encoded by the coding sequence ATGACACTGCATCTGCTGAAACTTTGCGTCGGCGCCGAGGGCGTCGAGGAACTGGTCCGCCGTCAGGCTTTCCTGCCGGGCGGGGCACCGCGCCATGTCACGCGCATGTGGCCCAAGCGCGAGGACGAGCTTTTGCAGGGCGGATCGCTCTACTGGATCTTCAAGGGGCTGGTGCTGGCCCGGCAGCGCATCACCGCGCTGGAGGCCGTCCGCGGCGAGGACGGGATCGAACGCTGCGCCCTGATCCTCGATCCGGCTATCGTCCGCACCGAAGCGCAGCCGCGCCGCGCGTTTCAGGGCTGGCGCTATCTGTCGCCCGCCGATGCCCCCGCCGATCTGCCGGATGGGCGCGAGCGCGAGGAACCGTTGCCCCCCGCCCTCGCCCGCGCGCTGGCCGAGATGGGCCTGCGTTAG